The following proteins come from a genomic window of Montipora capricornis isolate CH-2021 chromosome 9, ASM3666992v2, whole genome shotgun sequence:
- the LOC138016349 gene encoding pancreatic lipase-related protein 2-like, protein MKKYHFLIILVVLRLLDHSSAFLGKSKVCYKKYGCFSHDPPFVNVMMWLPQAPETINTKFLLFTRSNKDYAQLIDDMDIETVKMSNFDILKRTILICHGWTEDGPGHNNWGYRLKDALLEREDCNVIVVDWSGGSKSLYEQSSGNTRLVGAQAAELIKLIINYNGGSRKLADNFYFIGFSLGAQIAGYTGRRLRESNMVLGRITGLDPAGNYFSYMDPDVRLDPTDAKRVDVVHTNEPFVGTPQTVGHIDFFPNGGSLQPGCLSNLLDVFNTIGCNHLRSAEYYIASVQNKCSWKAYPCKTNLRYLLGFCTTCDGECPILGYAADQTNKNGTYFMTTNSHEPFCGIEA, encoded by the exons ATGAAGAAATATCACTTTTTGATAATATTAGTCGTTCTCCGTCTACTCGACCATTCAAGCG CTTTCTTAGGCAAGAGTAAAGTCTGCTATAAAAAGTACGGATGTTTCAGCCACGATCCGCCATTTGTAAATGTGATGATGTGGCTTCCTCAAGCTCCTGAGACCATCAACACAAAATTTCTGCTGTTCACAAGATCAAACAAAGACTACGCCCAATTGATTGACGATATGGACATTGAAACTGtgaaaatgtcaaattttgacattttaaaAAGGACCATTCTTATCTGCCATGGCTGGACAG AGGATGGACCTGGGCATAACAATTGGGGATACAGACTAAAAGATGCGCTTCTAGAGCGAGAAGATTGCAACGTTATCGTAGTGGATTGGTCCGGTGGTTCGAAATCTCTGTACGAGCAGTCCTCAGGAAACACTCGATTAGTTGGGGCACAGGCTGCGGAACTGATAAAGCTCATAATTAATTACAACGGTGGTTCCAGAAAGTTGGCTGACAATTTCTACTTTATTGGATTCAGCCTTGGCGCTCAAATTGCCGGATACACTGGAAGGCGTCTTCGAGAGAGTAATATGGTTCTTGGTCGTATTACAG GTTTAGATCCCGCAGGCAATTACTTTTCATACATGGATCCGGATGTTCGTTTAGACCCAACTGATGCTAAACGTGTTGATGTCGTCCATACCAATGAACCATTCGTAGGAACTCCACAAACTGTTGGTCATATTGACTTCTTTCCAAACGGTGGATCTCTACAGCCGGGTTGTCTGTCCAACCTACTTG ACGTCTTCAACACCATTGGATGTAATCACCTCAGGTCTGCAGAATACTATATAGCATCGGTGCAGAACAAGTGTTCGTGGAAAGCATATCCATGCAAGACCAACCTGCGGTATCTTTTAGGATTTTGCACCACATGCGATGGTGAATGTCCAATTTTGGGTTATGCTGCTGATCAAACCAACAAGAACGGAACGTACTTTATGACTACAAACTCTCACGAACCATTTTGTG gaaTAGAGGCGTAG